One Betta splendens chromosome 8, fBetSpl5.4, whole genome shotgun sequence DNA segment encodes these proteins:
- the bcl2l12 gene encoding bcl-2-like protein 12, which translates to MSVGRSSSTSSISSVSLLEIKTETHMVLQAFLQRVTSVPMKERPGRVGGAYKDHKKFSSKVQPRAKDVYDSQAEDVSSADEKKSSLKSFIKQLPRRNTSRRSTKEPTGSLGRDSKSKVSNKLTEDAAASPSSASDEEDGEKKLQNRRKKIKKKLSQFFKIKLEKDAQGANPPRPSSLPLSKKTEPAPAVSSPTRPPKFYVEVAENLEKIAQKASNAKKSPVSPPPPAVEQRLDKEVVREQLFQLLSLEGDNINTKIEADPFLRSSLTRMSYASFAKLLDAFGSSELPAPPSQAPSASPTLQRMAVTMEVSRRIVTATGAQRMQGYAECYMETFVPWVKSRGGWENLQADMKDLAECD; encoded by the exons ATGTCTGTTGGCCGgagttcctccacctcctccatctcgtctgtgtctctgctggagATCAAGACTGAGACCCACATGGTCCTCCAGGCGTTCCTCCAACGGGTCACTTCCGTCCCAATGAAAGAGAGACCTGGACGAGTTGGAGGCGCCTACAAAGATCACAAAAAGTTCAG CTCCAAAGTGCAGCCCAGAGCGAAGGATGTCTATGACTCTCAGGCCGAAGACGTCAGCTCAGCCGACGAGAAGAAAAGTAGCTTAAAGAGCTTCATCAAGCAGCTGCCTCGCCGCAACACGTCACGTCGCTCCACCAAAGAGCCCACAGGCTCCCTGGGCAGAGACAGCAAGTCCAAAGTGTCCAATAAACTGACCGAG GATGCCGCTGCGTCACCGTCCTCCGCGTCGGACGAGGAAGACGGCGAGAAGAAACTGCAGAATAGGCGGAAGAAGATCAAGAAAAAGCTCTCCCAGTTCTTCAAGATAAAGTTAGAGAAAGACGCACAAGGAGCCAATCCTCCGAGGCCCAGCTCGCTGCCGCTGTCCAAAAAGACCGAGCCGGCGCCAGCCGTGTCCTCTCCCA CCCGCCCCCCGAAGTTCTACGTTGAGGTCGCTGAGAATCTGGAGAAGATCGCCCAGAAGGCCTCCAACGCTAAGAAGAGTCCCGTCTCACCTCCACCGCCTGCAGTTGAGCAAA GGTTGGATAAAGAGGTTGTGAGGGAGCAGCTTTTTCAGCTGTTGTCTTTAGAGGGAGACAACATCAACACTAAG ATCGAGGCGGACCCGTTCCTGCGCTCCAGCCTGACCCGCATGTCCTACGCGTCCTTCGCTAAGCTCCTGGACGCGTTCGGCAGCTCCGAGCTGCCGGCGCCCCCGTCGCAGGCGCCGTCCGCTAGTCCCACGCTGCAGCGCATGGCCGTGACCATGGAGGTGTCCCGCCGCATCGTGACGGCCACCGGAGCCCAGCGCATGCAGGGCTACGCCGAGTGCTACATGGAAACCTTCGTGCCCTGGGTGAAGAGCCGCGGAGGATGG GAAAATCTTCAGGCCGATATGAAAGATTTAGCAGAGTGTGACTGA